A stretch of Dehalococcoidia bacterium DNA encodes these proteins:
- a CDS encoding ABC transporter substrate-binding protein, which produces RPAPAAPAPAAPAPTAAAAPATATPRPVATAPVSPATPKRGGRLIELLGANIPSLDVQQESTVNTDVGVAPVYNRIVQYDTETSSKIVADLAESWDISPDGKVYTLRIRQGVTFHDGSPLTADDIAFNLQRLITPPQGVASRYGPLLRPSFDKVVKVDDRTVQLQLKTPLAMTMAVLTTGSTSMYPRKVVEAKGGMKTDAVGTGPFKLESYTPAVGVELVRNPSYFVSGRPYLDRLSIRIVTDAATRLAAMRTGQAHMTARVFTTLTPGEMESLKATTPAMQFFSSPSPLGPAFSMNTRRPPFDDVRVRKAVSLALDRQAAIKILAEGQGAIGKLIFFGDWGVPADEIKTWPGFRPKDTPGGQEDVATAKKLMIDAGYPDGFDLEILSRTNRITQTSATFMTEQLRTLNIRARLRVLEDASFFDSAQRGQFQAVVYTPVYSTPDPGVIVSNYLTPGGSLNYSHDKDDRLKQLNDAQLGTVREDERRRLIREAEEYATKDLVGLMPMVWPYTFIAVAPQVRNFKSGISDYVHNGNLFEVLWMDQ; this is translated from the coding sequence CCCCAGCCTGGACGTCCAGCAGGAGTCCACGGTCAACACGGACGTCGGCGTGGCGCCTGTGTACAACCGCATCGTGCAGTACGACACGGAGACAAGCAGCAAGATAGTGGCGGATCTGGCGGAGAGTTGGGATATCTCGCCGGACGGCAAGGTCTATACATTGCGTATCCGGCAAGGCGTGACATTCCACGACGGTTCCCCGCTGACGGCGGACGATATAGCGTTCAACCTGCAGCGCCTCATCACTCCGCCGCAGGGCGTGGCAAGCCGGTACGGGCCGCTGCTACGTCCCTCCTTCGACAAGGTCGTGAAGGTGGATGACCGGACGGTTCAGCTACAACTCAAGACTCCCCTGGCCATGACGATGGCCGTCCTGACCACGGGATCAACATCCATGTACCCGAGGAAGGTGGTGGAAGCCAAGGGCGGTATGAAGACCGACGCCGTTGGCACCGGCCCCTTCAAGCTGGAGTCCTACACGCCGGCGGTGGGCGTGGAGCTCGTGCGCAACCCCTCCTACTTCGTCAGTGGGCGGCCCTATCTGGACCGCCTGAGCATTCGCATCGTTACGGACGCCGCCACGCGCCTCGCCGCCATGCGCACCGGTCAGGCGCACATGACCGCGCGCGTTTTCACCACGTTGACCCCGGGCGAGATGGAGTCCCTCAAGGCCACAACGCCCGCCATGCAGTTCTTCAGCTCGCCCTCGCCGCTGGGCCCTGCGTTCTCCATGAACACGCGCCGGCCGCCCTTTGACGACGTGCGCGTCCGCAAGGCCGTCAGCCTTGCGCTGGACCGCCAGGCCGCCATCAAGATTCTGGCGGAAGGCCAGGGCGCGATCGGCAAGCTCATCTTCTTCGGCGACTGGGGCGTGCCGGCGGATGAGATAAAGACATGGCCGGGCTTCCGCCCGAAGGACACGCCCGGCGGCCAGGAGGACGTGGCGACCGCGAAAAAGCTGATGATCGATGCGGGGTATCCCGACGGTTTCGACCTGGAGATACTCTCCCGCACCAACCGTATCACGCAGACCTCTGCCACGTTCATGACGGAGCAACTGCGCACGCTCAACATCCGCGCCCGCCTCCGCGTCCTGGAGGACGCATCGTTCTTTGATTCAGCGCAACGGGGGCAGTTCCAGGCCGTGGTCTACACGCCCGTCTACAGCACGCCGGACCCAGGCGTGATTGTCAGCAACTACCTGACGCCGGGTGGCAGCCTGAACTACTCGCACGACAAAGACGATCGCCTCAAGCAGCTCAACGACGCGCAGCTAGGCACAGTGCGAGAGGATGAGCGGCGACGGCTCATTCGCGAGGCGGAGGAGTACGCCACAAAAGACCTGGTGGGACTGATGCCCATGGTCTGGCCGTACACGTTCATCGCCGTCGCGCCGCAGGTCCGCAACTTCAAGTCCGGCATCAGCGACTACGTGCATAACGGTAACCTCTTCGAGGTGCTCTGGATGGACCAGTAG